One segment of Streptomyces roseifaciens DNA contains the following:
- a CDS encoding helix-turn-helix domain-containing protein, with the protein MDAAQQEATARARELQRSWYGEPLGALFRRLIDDLGLNQARLASVLGLSAPMLSQLMSGQRAKIGNPAVVQRVQALQELSSQVADGTVSAAEAADRMEEVKKSSGGSVLNSTQTTASSGAPTVRRVVREIQSLLRSVAGAGDIIEAAQSLAPTHPELAEFLRVYGAGRTAEAVAHYEAHQS; encoded by the coding sequence ATGGACGCAGCACAGCAGGAAGCCACCGCGCGCGCACGGGAGCTGCAGCGGAGCTGGTACGGAGAGCCTCTGGGGGCGCTCTTCCGCCGTCTCATCGACGACCTCGGCCTCAATCAGGCCCGCCTCGCCTCCGTGCTCGGCCTGTCGGCGCCGATGCTCTCGCAGCTGATGAGCGGCCAGCGCGCGAAGATCGGCAACCCCGCGGTGGTCCAGCGGGTCCAGGCCCTGCAGGAGCTCTCCAGCCAGGTCGCGGACGGCACCGTGAGCGCCGCGGAGGCCGCGGACCGGATGGAGGAGGTCAAGAAGAGCTCGGGCGGCTCCGTCCTCAACTCCACGCAGACGACGGCCAGCAGCGGTGCGCCGACCGTCCGCCGGGTGGTCCGCGAGATCCAGTCGCTGCTGCGCTCCGTGGCCGGCGCGGGCGACATCATCGAGGCCGCGCAGAGCCTCGCCCCCACCCACCCCGAACTGGCCGAATTCCTGCGGGTGTACGGCGCGGGGCGGACCGCCGAGGCGGTCGCGCACTACGAGGCCCACCAGAGCTGA